A genomic segment from Oncorhynchus clarkii lewisi isolate Uvic-CL-2024 chromosome 12, UVic_Ocla_1.0, whole genome shotgun sequence encodes:
- the LOC139421349 gene encoding polymerase delta-interacting protein 3-like isoform X1: protein MEDISLDEVIRRRGFNNKETVKMPMYGRGAGGVGRTFDARQKIGMTDVRQRLGGGGGTAFQGKDAREKLGQKDARFRIRGGAGGVQDARQMINSRKGGQNTFNVTPQSLQQIPAAQLQTHVQQIQIHTTNDIASANARQFTPNLQGMNIRAGVTPQLGGAPKRMMDARDRLSLKRSIGAPQGQGMAAPMKITKTIQQQRPVGMSSGIHMNMPSRGSQSFSGDDDIPSKQMKTTTGNHMLQSRPGTLGCPFTMSAPITKVVKNDAYTAPRPPVPVAPTRPNPSVGASRSSALALQPISRTLRQAGPTAETSSQPPPPPQPTFSPLEGTKITVNNLHPRVTEEDIVELFCVCGALKRARLVKVGIAEVVFVRKEDAVSAYRKYNNRCLDGQPMKCNLHIQGNVITSDQPILLRLSDTPGSGRKEGLPLSLSRPGGRPASSQPTPEVDPQTILKALFKSTVQTPSTTESPGSQCTAFRIKI, encoded by the exons CGGGAGGACCTTTGATGCTCGACAGAAAATTGGGATGACGGATGTCAGACAGAGACTTGGTGGAGGAGGGGGAACCG CTTTTCAAGGGAAGGATGCCAGAGAGAAACTTGGCCAGAAAGATGCCCGCTTTCGAATCCGTGGAGGAGCAGGTGGGGTCCAGGATGCCCGACAGATGATCAACtcaaggaaaggaggacagaataCATTTAATGTTACCCCACAGAGTTTACAGCAGATACCAGCAGCACAGCTACAGACACATGTGcagcagatacagatacacaCTACCAACGACATTGCCAGTGCAAATGCCAGGCAGTTTACCCCCAACCTACAAGGAATGAACATTAGAGCTGGGGTTACACCACAGCTGGGGGGTGCACCTAAGAGGATGATGGATGCCCGTGATAGGCTGAGCCTCAAGAGGAGCATTGGAGCTCCACAAGGCCAAGGAATGGCGGCACCCATGAAGATCACCAAAACCATCCAG cAGCAAAGGCCGGTAGGGATGTCAAGTGGGATCCATATGAACATGCCAAGCAGGGGTTCCCAG TCTTTCTCAGGTGATGATGACATCCCTAGCAAACAGATGAAGACCACTACTGGCAACCATATGCTACAGTCACGG CCTGGCACCCTGGGCTGCCCTTTCACTATGTCAGCCCCCATCACTAAAGTAGTCAAAAACGATGCGTACACCGCTCCTCGTCCCCCAGTGCCTGTGGCACCCACAAGGCCCAACCCTAGTGTAGGGGCCTCCCGCTCCTCTGCTCTCGCCTTACAGCCCATCTCCAGGACCCTCAGGCAGGCAGGGCCCACAGCGGAGACCAGCTCCCAGCCTCCTCCACCCCCACAG CCTACCTTCAGTCCTCTGGAGGGGACTAAGATAACAGTGAATAATCTGCACCCCCGTGTCACTGAAGAGGACATAGTG GAGCTGTTCTGTGTGTGCGGTGCCTTGAAGCGAGCGAGGCTGGTGAAGGTGGGGATTGCTGAAGTGGTGTTTGTGAGGAAGGAGGACGCTGTGAGCGCCTATAGGAAATACAACAACCGCTGTCTGGATG GCCAGCCAATGAAGTGCAATCTTCACATACAGGGGAATGTCATCACTTCAGACCAGCCCATTCTTTT GAGGCTCAGTGACACTCCAGGCAGTGGAAGGAAAGAAGGCCTGCCCCTCTCTTTGTCTCGCCCCGGGGGTCGTCCAGCCTCCTCTCAGCCCACACCTGAGGTGGATCCCCAGACCATCCTCAAGGCCCTGTTCAAATCTACTGTCCAGACCCCCTCTACCACAGAGTCTCCTGGTTCACAGTGCACAGCCTTCCGCATTAAGATATAA
- the LOC139421349 gene encoding polymerase delta-interacting protein 3-like isoform X2 has product MEDISLDEVIRRRGFNNKETVKMPMYGRGAGGVGRTFDARQKIGMTDVRQRLGGGGGTAFQGKDAREKLGQKDARFRIRGGAGGVQDARQMINSRKGGQNTFNVTPQSLQQIPAAQLQTHVQQIQIHTTNDIASANARQFTPNLQGMNIRAGVTPQLGGAPKRMMDARDRLSLKRSIGAPQGQGMAAPMKITKTIQQRPVGMSSGIHMNMPSRGSQSFSGDDDIPSKQMKTTTGNHMLQSRPGTLGCPFTMSAPITKVVKNDAYTAPRPPVPVAPTRPNPSVGASRSSALALQPISRTLRQAGPTAETSSQPPPPPQPTFSPLEGTKITVNNLHPRVTEEDIVELFCVCGALKRARLVKVGIAEVVFVRKEDAVSAYRKYNNRCLDGQPMKCNLHIQGNVITSDQPILLRLSDTPGSGRKEGLPLSLSRPGGRPASSQPTPEVDPQTILKALFKSTVQTPSTTESPGSQCTAFRIKI; this is encoded by the exons CGGGAGGACCTTTGATGCTCGACAGAAAATTGGGATGACGGATGTCAGACAGAGACTTGGTGGAGGAGGGGGAACCG CTTTTCAAGGGAAGGATGCCAGAGAGAAACTTGGCCAGAAAGATGCCCGCTTTCGAATCCGTGGAGGAGCAGGTGGGGTCCAGGATGCCCGACAGATGATCAACtcaaggaaaggaggacagaataCATTTAATGTTACCCCACAGAGTTTACAGCAGATACCAGCAGCACAGCTACAGACACATGTGcagcagatacagatacacaCTACCAACGACATTGCCAGTGCAAATGCCAGGCAGTTTACCCCCAACCTACAAGGAATGAACATTAGAGCTGGGGTTACACCACAGCTGGGGGGTGCACCTAAGAGGATGATGGATGCCCGTGATAGGCTGAGCCTCAAGAGGAGCATTGGAGCTCCACAAGGCCAAGGAATGGCGGCACCCATGAAGATCACCAAAACCATCCAG CAAAGGCCGGTAGGGATGTCAAGTGGGATCCATATGAACATGCCAAGCAGGGGTTCCCAG TCTTTCTCAGGTGATGATGACATCCCTAGCAAACAGATGAAGACCACTACTGGCAACCATATGCTACAGTCACGG CCTGGCACCCTGGGCTGCCCTTTCACTATGTCAGCCCCCATCACTAAAGTAGTCAAAAACGATGCGTACACCGCTCCTCGTCCCCCAGTGCCTGTGGCACCCACAAGGCCCAACCCTAGTGTAGGGGCCTCCCGCTCCTCTGCTCTCGCCTTACAGCCCATCTCCAGGACCCTCAGGCAGGCAGGGCCCACAGCGGAGACCAGCTCCCAGCCTCCTCCACCCCCACAG CCTACCTTCAGTCCTCTGGAGGGGACTAAGATAACAGTGAATAATCTGCACCCCCGTGTCACTGAAGAGGACATAGTG GAGCTGTTCTGTGTGTGCGGTGCCTTGAAGCGAGCGAGGCTGGTGAAGGTGGGGATTGCTGAAGTGGTGTTTGTGAGGAAGGAGGACGCTGTGAGCGCCTATAGGAAATACAACAACCGCTGTCTGGATG GCCAGCCAATGAAGTGCAATCTTCACATACAGGGGAATGTCATCACTTCAGACCAGCCCATTCTTTT GAGGCTCAGTGACACTCCAGGCAGTGGAAGGAAAGAAGGCCTGCCCCTCTCTTTGTCTCGCCCCGGGGGTCGTCCAGCCTCCTCTCAGCCCACACCTGAGGTGGATCCCCAGACCATCCTCAAGGCCCTGTTCAAATCTACTGTCCAGACCCCCTCTACCACAGAGTCTCCTGGTTCACAGTGCACAGCCTTCCGCATTAAGATATAA
- the LOC139421350 gene encoding zona pellucida sperm-binding protein 4-like isoform X2, whose amino-acid sequence MAQKPIIGRTSRSGKCSIHRALRVDCGPQDVSNDGCLKLGCCYDDHDSTCYYRMNTCSLDGHFVFSVKATDTDPPLNPNNLAIKGQPQCSPVATSADTAVFKIGVRECGTKMMVNGDVVSYEVEVEELHPKITGKHSPFSLQVQCQYEGSALLHTDLWSLNPTNPPPVTALGTVRVQMRIATDESFTSFLPEDQLPLTLYLRKPVYVEVSITPPSPDPSLSLRVRDCFAYPASRHSVWTLLYDGCPNPLDSMRSSVPVDSRGKTNSHSQVRRFDVKTFSFFDPETGNPSVEEVYFYCWVEICTEEEECEQHCSITSPDGERERRESGSDRVSQLVSFGPVLLGQNGSGQEQNHSDHLNIAFQVSMYSVIVICTSILFFLLLSSWSMSCQVAEVKENDVEMETRNNETGLQVEQAQ is encoded by the exons ATGGCCCAGAAACCCATCATCGGTCGCACCT CACGATCAGGAAAATGCAGCATCCATAGAGCTTTGCGTGTGGACTGTGGGCCCCAGGATGTCTCCAATGATGGCTGTCTCAAACTGGGATGCTGCTATGATGATCATGACTCAACTTGCTATTACAGAATGAACA CCTGTTCTCTGGATGGCCATTTTGTGTTCTCTGTAAAGGCGACAGACACTGACCCCCCACTCAACCCCAACAACCTTGCCATCAAAGGTCAGCCACAGTGCTCTCCTGTAGCTACCTCTGCAGATACAGCTGTCTTTAAAATCGGGGTGAGGGAGTGTGGCACAAAGATGATG GTGAATGGGGATGTTGTAAGCTATGAGGTAGAGGTTGAGGAACTGCATCCAAAGATTACAGGCAAACATTCTCCCTTCAG TCTGCAGGTCCAGTGTCAATACGAGGGGTCAGCTCTCCTCCACACTGATCTGTGGTCCTTAAACCCAACTAACCCTCCACCTGTGACTGCACTGGGGACTGTCCGAGTGCAGATGAGAATagccacag ATGAGTCCTTTACCTCTTTCCTCCCTGAGGACCAGCTGCCCCTGACCCTCTATCTGCGTAAGCCTGTGTATGTGGAGGTGTCAATCACTCCACCCTCCCCTGACCCCAGTCTCTCCCTGCGTGTGCGTGACTGCTTTGCCTACCCTGCCTCCAGACACTCCGTATGGACACTACTGTATgatgg CTGTCCTAACCCTCTGGACAGCATGAGGAGTTCCGTCCCAGTGGACAGTCGGGGGAAGACAAATTCTCACTCCCAGGTCAGGAGGTTTGATGTCAAGACATTTTCCTTCTTCGACCCTGAGACGGGCAATCCCAGTGTGGAGGAG GTGTACTTTTACTGCTGGGTGGAGATCTGCACAGAGGAGGAAGAGTGTGAACAACACTGCTCCATCACCT CACCtgatggtgagagggagaggagggagtctGGGTCAGATCGAGTCTCCCAGTTAGTCTCATTTGGTCCTGTGCTGTTGGGTCAGAACGGTTCTGGACAGGAACAGAATCATAGTGATCATCTGAATATAG CATTTCAGGTGTCAATGTACTCTGTCATTGTCATCTGTACCTCCATCCTGTTCTTCCTCCTGTTGTCTTCATGGTCGATGAGTTGTCAAGTGGCAGAAgtgaaagaaaatgatgtggaaatGGAAACCAGAAACAATGAGACTGGCCTACAGGTTGAACAAGCCCAATAA
- the LOC139421350 gene encoding zona pellucida sperm-binding protein 4-like isoform X1 has protein sequence MLLMICVIFAFFAPYYRCLSPLVQQNTAQTRAQDALPRVTCTVRRIRAVFGQAVLHNLRVKDRSGVSVPVPKAKEHCGVRRGEKNGTLSFQSRYDSCYTQVEGDTVVVSLRVQLDAGDQWYRVNISCPLLKKMAQKPIIGRTSRSGKCSIHRALRVDCGPQDVSNDGCLKLGCCYDDHDSTCYYRMNTCSLDGHFVFSVKATDTDPPLNPNNLAIKGQPQCSPVATSADTAVFKIGVRECGTKMMVNGDVVSYEVEVEELHPKITGKHSPFSLQVQCQYEGSALLHTDLWSLNPTNPPPVTALGTVRVQMRIATDESFTSFLPEDQLPLTLYLRKPVYVEVSITPPSPDPSLSLRVRDCFAYPASRHSVWTLLYDGCPNPLDSMRSSVPVDSRGKTNSHSQVRRFDVKTFSFFDPETGNPSVEEVYFYCWVEICTEEEECEQHCSITSPDGERERRESGSDRVSQLVSFGPVLLGQNGSGQEQNHSDHLNIAFQVSMYSVIVICTSILFFLLLSSWSMSCQVAEVKENDVEMETRNNETGLQVEQAQ, from the exons ATGCTACTTATGATTTGTGTAATATTTGCATTCTTTGCGCCATATTACCGATGCCTTTCACCTCTCGTGCAGCAGAACACCGCTCAAACTAGAGCACAAGATGCCCTGCCTCGAGTTACCTGCACCGTCCGACGAATACGCGCAGTTTTCGGTCAAGCGGTTCTTCACAACTTGCGTGTAAAAG acaggtctggagtcagtGTGCCTGTGCCAAAAGCCAAAGAACATTGTGgagtgagaaggggagagaagaatGGTACTCTTTCTTTCCAGAGTCGATATGACAGTTGCTATACACAGGTTGAG GGTGACACAGTGGTTGTATCTTTGAGAGTCCAGCTGGATGCAGGGGATCAATGGTACAGGGTCAATATTAGCTGCCCCCTACTCAAGAAGATGGCCCAGAAACCCATCATCGGTCGCACCT CACGATCAGGAAAATGCAGCATCCATAGAGCTTTGCGTGTGGACTGTGGGCCCCAGGATGTCTCCAATGATGGCTGTCTCAAACTGGGATGCTGCTATGATGATCATGACTCAACTTGCTATTACAGAATGAACA CCTGTTCTCTGGATGGCCATTTTGTGTTCTCTGTAAAGGCGACAGACACTGACCCCCCACTCAACCCCAACAACCTTGCCATCAAAGGTCAGCCACAGTGCTCTCCTGTAGCTACCTCTGCAGATACAGCTGTCTTTAAAATCGGGGTGAGGGAGTGTGGCACAAAGATGATG GTGAATGGGGATGTTGTAAGCTATGAGGTAGAGGTTGAGGAACTGCATCCAAAGATTACAGGCAAACATTCTCCCTTCAG TCTGCAGGTCCAGTGTCAATACGAGGGGTCAGCTCTCCTCCACACTGATCTGTGGTCCTTAAACCCAACTAACCCTCCACCTGTGACTGCACTGGGGACTGTCCGAGTGCAGATGAGAATagccacag ATGAGTCCTTTACCTCTTTCCTCCCTGAGGACCAGCTGCCCCTGACCCTCTATCTGCGTAAGCCTGTGTATGTGGAGGTGTCAATCACTCCACCCTCCCCTGACCCCAGTCTCTCCCTGCGTGTGCGTGACTGCTTTGCCTACCCTGCCTCCAGACACTCCGTATGGACACTACTGTATgatgg CTGTCCTAACCCTCTGGACAGCATGAGGAGTTCCGTCCCAGTGGACAGTCGGGGGAAGACAAATTCTCACTCCCAGGTCAGGAGGTTTGATGTCAAGACATTTTCCTTCTTCGACCCTGAGACGGGCAATCCCAGTGTGGAGGAG GTGTACTTTTACTGCTGGGTGGAGATCTGCACAGAGGAGGAAGAGTGTGAACAACACTGCTCCATCACCT CACCtgatggtgagagggagaggagggagtctGGGTCAGATCGAGTCTCCCAGTTAGTCTCATTTGGTCCTGTGCTGTTGGGTCAGAACGGTTCTGGACAGGAACAGAATCATAGTGATCATCTGAATATAG CATTTCAGGTGTCAATGTACTCTGTCATTGTCATCTGTACCTCCATCCTGTTCTTCCTCCTGTTGTCTTCATGGTCGATGAGTTGTCAAGTGGCAGAAgtgaaagaaaatgatgtggaaatGGAAACCAGAAACAATGAGACTGGCCTACAGGTTGAACAAGCCCAATAA
- the LOC139421351 gene encoding WW domain-binding protein 2-like → MALNRNHSQNGGVLINNGESVLRECKNVELSFSDVTSKTDLLRGTKKGTVYLTPYRLVFVSSNAKDSLGSVMFPYYLMKGCSIEQPVFAANYIRGTVSAEAGGGWEGQASFKMSFSSGGAIELGQHLFKLATNASRAPPAQNGGASFGYPSPGVMNGYGPPPVPQNYPYESPPQQNGFYQPPPGNMGYPYPMAAAGMYPSAPAYMAPPPPYPGPPQNWAAPPAGNAKAAEAASSAYFNPNNPHNVYMPMEQPPPYAPSAPPAPYPGYPEKKNN, encoded by the exons ATGGCTTTAAATCGAAATCATTCTCAAAACGGAGGAGTTTTGATAAACAACGGCGAGAG TGTGTTGAGGGAATGCAAGAATGTGGAGCTGTCCTTCAGTGATGTCACCAGCAAGACAGACCTGCTGAGGGGGACCAAGAAAGGGACTGTTTACCTCACTCCATACAGG TTGGTGTTTGTGTCCAGTAATGCCAAGGACAGCCTGGGGTCTGTGATGTTCCCGTACTACCTGATGAAGGGCTGCAGCATTGAGCAGCCAGTCTTCGCCGCCAATTACATCAGGGGCACAGTGTCTGCTGAAGCTGGGG GAGGCTGGGAAGGCCAGGCTAGCTTCAAGATGTCTTTTTCCAGTGGGGGAGCCATCGAGTTAGGTCAGCACCTTTTCAAACTGGCAACAAATG CATCTCGTGCCCCTCCTGCTCAAAACGGAGGTGCCTCCTTTGGCTATCCCTCTCCTGGAGTGATGAATGGCTACGGCCCACCACCTGTTCCTCAGAACTACCCGTATGAATCCCCACCCCAGCAGAATGGTTTCTACCAGCCTCCCCCAGGCAACATGGGCTATCCCTACCCTATGGCAGCCGCAG GAATGTACCCATCTGCCCCTGCCTACATGGCCCCACCTCCCCCCTATCCTGGGCCGCCTCAAAACTGGGCTGCTCCCCCTGCAG GTAATGCCAAGGCAGCAGAGGCAGCAAGCAGCGCCTATTTCAACCCCAACAACCCCCACAATGTCTACATGCCCATG GAACAGCCTCCTCCCTATGCACCTTCTGCCCCTCCTGCTCCTTACCCAGGCTATCCAGAGAAGAAGAACAACTAA
- the LOC139421352 gene encoding heme-binding protein 1-like: MFGMIKNTIFGNTEETDYKLLSSETKEGVSYEVRRYDGAKYASVSSEGRTFDQVTGELVRKLLVYIGGSNDQGEAMGTTAPVIITVYPRDDGVMSRRLVVSLRIPTNYQVSPPVPIDSAIRIEDRPGMTVYSLQFGGFAGETEYRAEASRLTKTLGETAPFQRKQYFCCTYDPPMKPYGRRNEVWFLQEEP, encoded by the exons ATGTTTGGAATGATAAAGAATACAATTTTCGGGAACACCGAAGAAACGGACTACAAATTGCTCAGCAGCGAGACCAAG GAGGGGGTCAGCTATGAGGTGCGGCGGTACGATGGTGCAAAGTATGCCTCAGTGAGCTCAGAGGGGCGAACCTTTGACCAGGTGACTGGGGAGCTAGTGAGGAAGCTGCTCGTGTACATTGGGGGAAGCAACGACCAAG GGGAGGCAATGGGGACGACAGCACCGGTTATCATCACAGTATATCCCAGGGACGACGGTGTGATGTCACGCCGTCTGGTGGTTAGCCTCAGGATTCCCACCAACTACCAAGTCAGTCCCCCTGTACCCATCGACAGTGCCATCAGAATCGAGGATCGACCCGGCATGACTGTCTACTCACT GCAGTTTGGAGGCTTCGCAGGGGAGACTGAGTACCGTGCAGAGGCCTCTCGCCTAACCAAAACTCTTGGTGAGACTGCCCCATTTCAGCGGAAACAGTACTTCTGCTGCACCTACGACCCGCCAATGAAACCCTACGGCCGACGCAACGAGGTGTGGTTCCTACAGGAGGAGCCATAA
- the LOC139422242 gene encoding protein FMC1 homolog, translating into MASLSSPLCLCRGMLRGIRAIKGPKYKHSLAYNYVLDQFRKKQITGERYCLAQEEALYASHSYLCLLISTRQHMALYDIYHGKGQHDTEEMSGIVGLRLPTQPGGKGWEK; encoded by the exons ATGGCGTCGTTGTCTTCACCTCTCTGCCTTTGCCGGGGGATGCTGAGGGGGATACGAGCGATTAAAGGACCGAAATACAAACATTCTTTGGCATACAATTATGTTTTAGATCAATTCCGTAAAAAACAG atcacTGGGGAGAGATATTGTCTTGCTCAGGAGGAGGCCCTCTATGCTTCGCACAGCTACCTCTGTCTGCTTATCTCCACACGGCAACACATGGCTCTCTACGACATCTACCATGGGAAAGGGCAGCATGACACAGAGgagatgtcaggaattgtgggaCTCAGGCTGCCCACCCAGCCTGGGGGGAAGGGCTGGGAGAAGTGA